Proteins found in one Campylobacter lari genomic segment:
- a CDS encoding cation diffusion facilitator family transporter, with product MNLQKSATIIASVCAVFLAIVKFIVGLASGSVAVLSSAIDSLLDCVISGLNFLALKKSSQGSSKEYNFGLSKIEALMGLFEGLVISGIGVYIFYESVLKIHNQESVEKLDLGIYVMAFAMAVTLCLVVFLNYVAKKTKSLIIKADSLHYKIDFLTNALTLLALVIIAFTNYHFIDGLFGIAISLYTIFSAFKIIKESSKILLDVAIDKEQVEVIKQIISANKEVKSFHHLKTRKSPDILYVSVHLVFEPTISLLKAHKIGDEIEDSIREYFKDDFWNIHIHLDPYDDSEEERSKNEISTHTARI from the coding sequence ATGAATTTGCAAAAAAGCGCAACCATCATCGCAAGTGTTTGTGCTGTTTTTTTAGCTATTGTTAAATTTATAGTAGGTTTAGCTTCAGGTTCTGTTGCGGTGCTTTCTAGTGCGATTGATTCTTTACTTGATTGTGTGATTTCGGGTTTAAATTTTTTAGCTTTGAAAAAAAGCTCTCAAGGATCTAGTAAAGAATATAATTTTGGCCTTAGTAAAATTGAAGCCTTAATGGGGCTTTTTGAAGGTCTTGTGATTAGCGGGATTGGGGTTTATATTTTTTATGAGAGTGTTTTAAAAATTCACAATCAAGAAAGTGTAGAAAAACTTGATCTTGGAATTTATGTCATGGCTTTTGCTATGGCTGTGACTTTGTGTTTGGTAGTTTTTTTAAATTATGTTGCCAAAAAAACAAAAAGCTTGATTATAAAAGCTGATAGCTTACACTATAAAATAGACTTTTTAACTAATGCTCTAACGCTTTTAGCACTTGTGATTATAGCTTTTACAAATTATCATTTTATTGATGGTTTGTTTGGTATAGCTATAAGTTTATATACGATTTTTTCAGCTTTTAAAATTATAAAAGAAAGTTCTAAAATTTTATTAGATGTGGCAATTGATAAAGAGCAAGTTGAAGTGATTAAGCAAATTATAAGTGCAAACAAAGAGGTCAAAAGCTTTCATCATTTAAAAACTAGAAAAAGCCCTGATATACTTTATGTTAGTGTGCATTTAGTTTTTGAACCTACAATATCACTTTTAAAAGCTCATAAAATCGGTGATGAGATTGAAGATAGTATAAGGGAGTATTTTAAAGATGATTTTTGGAATATCCATATACACTTAGACCCTTATGATGATTCAGAAGAAGAAAGGAGTAAAAATGAAATTAGCACTCATACAGCAAGAATTTAA
- a CDS encoding agmatine deiminase family protein, whose protein sequence is MRKSIAEWQKQELLLLSLPHENSDWKPYLEEILQSYEEFVKAVANFQKVLLIAPSEKDFQRFKHIKNVDFFKCDTNDTWIRDFGVIDVCEDDKLIGLDFIFNAWGDKFQSTLDNAVNSKLFAQKLSGKLEKIDLILEGGSIDFNGQGVMLTTSACLLNENRNSHLNKEQIEAKLKEIFGLKQIIWLNHGYIKGDDTDHHIDTLARFINEKTIAYCVCKDENDEHYAPLKAMEEELKKTGFDLLELPLPKPLYFEGKRLGATYANFVFVNGGLIVPTYNDANDVLVLENLQKACKDRKVVGVDARVFLRQNGSLHCSCQNRYEGQR, encoded by the coding sequence ATGAGAAAAAGCATAGCAGAATGGCAAAAACAAGAGCTACTTTTACTTTCCTTGCCTCATGAAAATAGCGATTGGAAGCCTTATTTAGAAGAGATTTTGCAAAGCTATGAAGAATTTGTTAAAGCTGTGGCAAATTTTCAAAAAGTTTTACTTATAGCACCAAGTGAAAAAGACTTTCAAAGATTTAAGCATATAAAAAACGTTGATTTTTTTAAGTGCGATACTAATGATACTTGGATTAGAGATTTTGGTGTAATTGATGTGTGTGAAGATGATAAACTTATAGGGCTTGATTTTATTTTTAATGCTTGGGGTGATAAATTTCAAAGCACTTTAGATAATGCGGTAAATTCAAAACTTTTTGCACAAAAATTATCTGGAAAATTAGAAAAAATTGATCTTATCTTAGAAGGTGGGAGTATTGATTTTAATGGGCAAGGAGTAATGCTTACAACGAGTGCTTGTTTATTAAATGAAAATAGAAACTCACATTTAAATAAAGAGCAAATTGAAGCCAAGTTAAAAGAAATTTTTGGCTTAAAACAAATTATATGGTTAAATCATGGCTATATTAAAGGCGATGATACCGATCATCATATAGATACTCTAGCAAGATTTATCAATGAAAAAACCATTGCTTATTGTGTGTGTAAAGATGAAAATGATGAGCATTATGCACCTTTAAAGGCTATGGAAGAGGAGCTGAAAAAAACAGGATTTGATTTATTAGAGCTTCCTTTACCTAAGCCTTTGTATTTTGAAGGTAAAAGACTTGGTGCTACTTATGCAAATTTTGTTTTTGTTAATGGTGGCTTGATAGTGCCAACTTATAATGATGCAAATGATGTTTTGGTATTAGAAAATTTACAAAAAGCATGTAAAGATAGAAAAGTAGTAGGGGTTGATGCAAGAGTGTTTTTAAGACAAAATGGTTCTTTGCATTGTTCTTGTCAAAACCGCTATGAAGGTCAAAGATGA
- a CDS encoding MBL fold metallo-hydrolase: protein MHILKQPCGMYETNCYIIDHNNKQIIIDPGENAYEFIKENASKPLAILNTHGHYDHVYDNAKAKKVYEIPLFIHKDDAFMLKDPFNYGFEHSNADVLIENENEFSIDEFKFKFHHFPGHTPGCCMIELVGEDVLFSGDFLFYRSIGRWDFPYSDAAKMKESLLKVLAYEKDFRLLPGHGEESSLKEEQSAIPAWLRYFH, encoded by the coding sequence ATGCATATTTTAAAACAACCATGCGGAATGTATGAAACAAATTGTTATATTATAGATCACAATAATAAGCAAATCATCATCGATCCAGGTGAAAATGCTTATGAGTTTATCAAAGAAAACGCAAGCAAACCTTTGGCTATTTTAAATACTCATGGTCATTATGATCATGTTTATGATAATGCTAAAGCTAAAAAGGTTTATGAAATTCCACTTTTTATCCATAAAGATGATGCTTTTATGTTAAAAGATCCTTTTAATTATGGTTTTGAGCATTCAAATGCTGATGTGTTAATAGAAAATGAAAATGAATTTAGTATAGATGAGTTTAAGTTTAAATTTCATCATTTTCCAGGGCATACTCCAGGGTGCTGCATGATAGAACTTGTGGGTGAAGATGTGCTTTTTAGTGGAGATTTTTTATTTTACCGTAGTATTGGTAGATGGGACTTTCCTTACTCAGATGCAGCTAAGATGAAAGAGAGTTTATTAAAAGTTTTAGCTTATGAAAAAGATTTTAGATTGCTTCCAGGGCATGGAGAAGAAAGTTCTTTAAAAGAAGAGCAAAGTGCAATTCCTGCTTGGTTAAGGTATTTTCACTAA
- a CDS encoding NAD+ synthase produces MNYTKLQELLINFIKEQAGDKNLILGLSGGIDSALVAHLCKKAVGEKLFVLLMPTKHSKKENLDDALMLCKDLQIHHKIIYIDEVLCAYEKICQDLNPLRFGNLAARVRMSLLYDYSALHNALVVGTSNKSELMLGYGTIYGDLACAFNPLATLYKSEVFELAKFMGVHENFIQKAPSADLWPNQSDEKDLGYKYEVLDEVLKALENNQSLEKFDENLKNLVLERVQNNAFKRTLPTTLKNTYDLA; encoded by the coding sequence ATGAATTATACAAAATTACAAGAATTATTGATCAATTTTATAAAAGAACAAGCAGGAGATAAAAATCTCATCTTAGGTTTAAGCGGTGGGATAGATTCAGCTTTAGTAGCTCATCTTTGCAAAAAAGCAGTGGGCGAAAAACTTTTTGTGCTTTTAATGCCTACAAAACATTCTAAAAAAGAAAATTTAGATGATGCATTAATGCTTTGTAAAGATTTGCAAATTCATCATAAGATCATTTATATTGATGAAGTACTTTGTGCTTATGAAAAAATTTGTCAAGACTTAAACCCTTTACGCTTTGGAAATTTAGCTGCAAGAGTGCGTATGAGTTTGCTTTATGATTATTCGGCTTTACATAATGCATTGGTAGTAGGTACTTCTAATAAGAGTGAGCTTATGCTTGGTTATGGGACTATTTATGGAGATTTAGCTTGTGCTTTTAATCCTTTGGCTACACTTTATAAAAGTGAAGTTTTTGAGCTTGCTAAATTTATGGGCGTGCATGAAAATTTCATACAAAAAGCCCCTAGTGCTGATCTTTGGCCAAATCAAAGCGATGAAAAAGATCTTGGCTATAAATATGAAGTTTTAGATGAAGTTTTAAAAGCTTTAGAAAACAATCAAAGCTTGGAAAAATTTGATGAGAATTTAAAAAATTTAGTCTTAGAGCGTGTGCAAAATAATGCCTTTAAGAGAACACTTCCAACAACATTAAAGAATACATATGACTTGGCTTGA
- a CDS encoding tetraacyldisaccharide 4'-kinase: MTWLDRYFFKPNFLQKTLAFLLLPFSFLYMIIAILNTKFKKELDFNLPIISIGNLTLGGNGKTPICKAIAAEFENCFIILRGYKRQSKGLIIVKHKDEILCNIKESGDEAMEYALTKYISGVIVSEDRVKGIQKAIELGAKIILLDDAFSKFHIKKLNILLQSKDEPFFDFTLPSGAYRLPKSFAKRADFIAKENEDFVRYSHVKENQKAVLISSIAKPFRLYEHFIKARACYFFADHYIFKKEELEKLLKKHNCDTLMLTFKDYVKVKDFGFKTELIHLDIVLKDSFRQVLQDYIDKFNKKEENVATLNPR, translated from the coding sequence ATGACTTGGCTTGATCGCTATTTTTTTAAACCTAATTTTTTGCAAAAAACTCTAGCCTTTTTGCTTTTGCCTTTTAGCTTTTTATATATGATTATAGCTATTTTAAATACTAAATTTAAAAAAGAACTTGATTTTAATTTACCCATTATAAGCATAGGTAATCTAACCCTAGGAGGCAATGGAAAAACTCCCATTTGTAAAGCCATAGCAGCTGAGTTTGAAAATTGTTTTATCATCTTAAGAGGCTATAAAAGACAAAGTAAAGGCTTAATCATCGTTAAACATAAAGATGAAATTTTATGTAATATTAAAGAAAGTGGCGATGAAGCTATGGAGTATGCACTTACAAAGTACATTAGTGGAGTGATAGTAAGCGAAGATAGGGTTAAAGGCATACAAAAAGCTATCGAACTTGGAGCAAAAATCATACTTTTAGACGATGCTTTTTCTAAATTTCATATTAAAAAACTTAATATTTTATTGCAAAGTAAAGATGAGCCATTTTTTGATTTTACCCTACCTAGCGGGGCTTATCGTTTGCCAAAATCTTTTGCTAAAAGGGCTGATTTTATAGCTAAAGAAAATGAAGACTTTGTGCGTTATTCTCATGTAAAAGAAAATCAAAAAGCAGTTTTAATAAGCTCTATTGCAAAACCTTTTAGGTTGTATGAGCATTTTATCAAAGCAAGGGCTTGTTATTTTTTTGCCGATCATTATATTTTCAAAAAAGAAGAATTAGAAAAACTTTTAAAAAAACACAATTGCGACACCTTAATGCTAACCTTTAAAGACTATGTGAAAGTAAAAGATTTTGGCTTTAAAACTGAACTTATTCATCTTGATATTGTTTTAAAAGATAGCTTTAGGCAAGTTTTGCAAGATTATATTGATAAATTTAACAAAAAGGAAGAAAATGTTGCTACACTCAACCCAAGATAA
- the thrC gene encoding threonine synthase, protein MLLHSTQDKNHQISFSKALLSPSAPNNALYAPLNLPKLDNEALKNLNYKELALKIIAAFDFDLELEIFEKALKTYESFDDKTCPINLKKINDKLYINELFHGPTRAFKDMALQPFGVLLEHLKKDDNFLIMCATSGDTGPATLKSFENKKGIKVVCIYPNEGTSKTQALQMTHSNASNLKSIAIEGNFDDAQNALKALLNDEDFKNTLKEEKLSLSAANSVNFGRILFQIIYHYYASLKIDRTIDIIIPSGNFGDALGAYYAKKMGANIGKIKIASNSNNILSEFFNTGKYDLRNKSLQKTISPAMDILISSNIERLLFDKFKDERTKELMQALKNEKYYELSQKELELLQEDFEADFCNDDECMQYIKQYSHLGLLDPHTCTCFKMLDSNTTTLITSTAQWSKFTPSMYQAIYNKECQDEQACMQELAKEFKQEIHPNIASLFTSTQKQNQVCKLKNLKQTIIEWIKQ, encoded by the coding sequence ATGTTGCTACACTCAACCCAAGATAAAAATCACCAAATAAGCTTTTCAAAGGCCTTACTTAGCCCTAGTGCACCTAATAATGCTTTATATGCACCACTTAATCTACCAAAGCTTGATAATGAAGCTTTAAAAAATTTAAACTACAAAGAATTAGCTTTAAAAATCATCGCAGCTTTTGATTTTGATTTAGAGCTTGAAATTTTTGAAAAAGCTTTGAAAACTTATGAGAGTTTTGATGATAAAACCTGCCCTATTAATTTGAAAAAAATCAATGATAAGCTTTATATTAATGAATTATTCCATGGGCCAACAAGAGCTTTTAAAGATATGGCTTTACAGCCTTTTGGCGTGCTTTTAGAACACTTAAAAAAAGATGATAATTTTTTAATTATGTGTGCTACAAGTGGCGATACAGGACCTGCTACGCTAAAAAGCTTTGAAAATAAAAAAGGCATAAAAGTAGTTTGTATTTACCCAAATGAAGGTACAAGTAAAACTCAAGCTTTACAAATGACACATTCAAATGCAAGCAATTTAAAATCCATAGCCATAGAAGGTAATTTTGATGATGCGCAAAATGCTCTAAAAGCGCTTTTAAATGATGAAGATTTTAAAAATACCTTAAAAGAAGAAAAGTTAAGTCTAAGTGCAGCAAATTCAGTTAATTTTGGAAGAATACTTTTTCAAATCATCTATCATTACTATGCTAGTTTAAAAATCGATAGAACAATAGATATCATCATTCCAAGTGGAAATTTTGGCGATGCTTTGGGAGCTTATTATGCTAAAAAAATGGGAGCAAATATAGGTAAAATTAAAATTGCTTCCAATTCAAACAATATCTTAAGTGAGTTTTTTAATACAGGCAAATATGATTTAAGAAATAAAAGCTTGCAAAAGACTATTTCTCCTGCTATGGATATACTTATATCATCAAATATAGAAAGATTGCTTTTTGATAAATTTAAAGATGAGCGCACCAAAGAGTTAATGCAAGCTTTAAAGAATGAAAAATATTATGAGCTTAGCCAAAAAGAGCTAGAGCTTTTACAAGAAGACTTTGAAGCTGATTTTTGCAATGATGATGAGTGTATGCAATATATCAAACAATACAGCCACTTAGGACTTTTAGACCCTCACACTTGCACTTGCTTTAAAATGCTTGATTCTAACACTACTACGCTTATCACTTCCACAGCACAATGGAGTAAATTTACCCCAAGTATGTATCAAGCAATTTATAATAAAGAATGCCAAGATGAACAAGCTTGCATGCAAGAACTTGCAAAAGAATTTAAGCAAGAAATTCATCCAAATATTGCAAGCTTATTTACAAGTACACAAAAGCAAAATCAAGTTTGCAAACTCAAAAATCTAAAACAAACTATTATAGAATGGATAAAACAATGA
- the kdsB gene encoding 3-deoxy-manno-octulosonate cytidylyltransferase, protein MIIIPARLKSSRFENKILCKINNLPMFIYTAKKMQEVDEVYVALDDEEVLKIAQKHNVKAVLTSKNHESGTDRINEACQILKLNENELIINVQADEPFIETQNIKDFKEFSQKAFEDEFCFMSSCYKEVDAKACDDPNLVKVVTDNNDYALYFSRSKIPYERANYKQNFKAHLGIYAYRVKNLQEFCTLKNSALEECEKLEQLRALENGKKIKMLKIQSQSIGIDTKEDYERALAKFGSF, encoded by the coding sequence ATGATAATCATACCAGCAAGATTAAAATCAAGTCGTTTTGAAAATAAAATTTTATGCAAGATTAATAATTTACCTATGTTTATTTATACAGCTAAAAAAATGCAAGAAGTTGATGAAGTATATGTGGCACTTGATGATGAAGAGGTTTTAAAAATAGCGCAAAAACATAATGTAAAAGCAGTTTTAACAAGTAAAAATCACGAAAGTGGCACTGATAGGATCAATGAAGCTTGTCAAATTTTAAAACTAAATGAAAATGAGCTAATCATTAATGTCCAAGCTGATGAGCCTTTTATAGAAACACAAAATATTAAAGATTTTAAGGAATTTAGCCAAAAAGCTTTTGAAGATGAGTTTTGTTTTATGAGTAGTTGTTATAAAGAAGTAGATGCAAAAGCTTGCGATGATCCTAATTTAGTTAAAGTAGTTACTGATAATAATGATTATGCTTTATATTTTTCAAGATCTAAAATTCCTTATGAAAGAGCAAATTATAAACAAAATTTCAAAGCTCACCTTGGAATTTATGCATATAGGGTTAAAAATTTACAAGAATTTTGTACTTTGAAAAACTCAGCTTTAGAAGAATGTGAAAAATTAGAACAATTAAGAGCCTTAGAAAATGGCAAAAAAATCAAAATGTTAAAAATACAAAGTCAAAGCATAGGTATAGATACAAAAGAAGATTACGAAAGGGCTTTAGCTAAATTTGGATCATTTTAA
- the aac(6') gene encoding aminoglycoside 6'-N-acetyltransferase, translated as MDHFKIYQANINDLEDVLILASLLFNKPIVKLKYEFENILKDQKYAVFLLKIQQLCIGLAYVSIRYDYVEGSSSAPVGYLEGIYIRENFRKKYYAKKLLTYCEQWILNQKISEFASDCELQNVDSFDFHMQCGFKEVNKIICFIKKLN; from the coding sequence TTGGATCATTTTAAAATTTACCAAGCAAACATTAATGATTTAGAAGATGTATTAATATTAGCAAGTTTATTATTTAATAAACCCATTGTAAAATTAAAGTATGAATTTGAAAATATATTAAAAGATCAAAAATATGCTGTATTTTTACTTAAAATACAGCAATTGTGTATAGGCTTAGCATATGTTAGTATAAGGTATGATTATGTAGAAGGTAGCTCTAGTGCTCCAGTAGGATATTTAGAAGGAATTTACATTAGAGAAAATTTTAGAAAAAAATATTATGCAAAAAAATTACTAACATATTGCGAACAATGGATTTTAAATCAAAAAATTAGTGAATTTGCTAGTGATTGTGAATTACAAAATGTTGATAGTTTTGATTTTCATATGCAATGTGGCTTCAAAGAAGTTAATAAAATTATTTGTTTTATAAAAAAACTAAATTAA
- a CDS encoding transporter substrate-binding domain-containing protein — MKKIILLLTLFFTLNAKELIVGMELAYPPFEMSDTKGNPSGISVEFLQAFAKEKNYDLKIQNIAWDGLIPALRTQKIDLIMSSMSISEQRKKVIDFTLPYAKANLAILSAKKSNINSIEDLNQKGKILALKRGSSAHLYAQKNLKNAKILVFDKENAAILEVIQAKADAFIYDQMSIYKAWKKHPEQTKAIFTPFEKTPEQWAIALNKNNTKLKEELNEFILKSKENGFFDKLSQKYLKDMQEVFKEQKLEFFF, encoded by the coding sequence ATGAAAAAAATTATTTTACTACTTACATTGTTTTTTACACTCAATGCAAAAGAATTAATCGTGGGTATGGAATTAGCTTATCCTCCTTTTGAAATGAGCGATACTAAAGGTAACCCAAGTGGTATTAGTGTAGAGTTTCTACAAGCTTTTGCTAAAGAAAAAAACTATGATTTAAAAATCCAAAACATAGCTTGGGATGGACTTATACCTGCTTTAAGAACTCAAAAAATAGATCTCATCATGTCTTCTATGAGTATAAGCGAACAAAGAAAAAAAGTAATAGATTTTACCTTGCCTTATGCTAAGGCAAATTTAGCGATATTAAGCGCTAAAAAATCAAATATTAATTCCATAGAAGATTTAAATCAAAAAGGGAAAATCCTTGCTTTAAAAAGAGGTTCAAGTGCGCATTTGTATGCTCAAAAAAATCTTAAAAATGCAAAAATCTTAGTATTTGATAAAGAAAATGCGGCTATTTTAGAAGTCATTCAAGCAAAAGCTGATGCTTTTATTTATGATCAAATGAGCATTTATAAAGCATGGAAAAAACATCCTGAGCAAACAAAAGCTATTTTTACTCCTTTTGAAAAAACACCTGAGCAATGGGCCATAGCTTTGAATAAAAACAATACCAAATTAAAAGAAGAGCTCAATGAGTTTATTTTAAAATCTAAAGAAAATGGTTTTTTTGATAAACTAAGTCAAAAATACCTCAAAGATATGCAAGAAGTTTTCAAAGAACAAAAGCTTGAGTTTTTCTTTTAA
- a CDS encoding amino acid ABC transporter permease, with product MSYLFIVHSKFNEHKKISLKVFLFNAFLLVFLFFLFFYLSFLSASYNFDFGAIYEYKDKMIQGFFTSFFISILSLITGVVFALILCYMSLCKIVLFNMFARVFIELIRGTPLLVQILLIYYIFADNLGLDNRYVCGVLILALFASAYICEIFRAGILSVDKMQYESAKALGLSEFEIYKSVIFPQALKNILAPLSGQLGNLIKDSSLLSVIAISELTQNAQEINAFTFSTLEIYIPLALCYLILTLPISVFSRKLEKSFS from the coding sequence TTGAGTTATCTTTTTATAGTACATAGCAAATTTAATGAGCATAAAAAAATTAGTCTAAAAGTATTTTTATTTAATGCTTTTTTGTTGGTTTTTTTATTTTTTTTATTTTTTTATTTGTCTTTTTTAAGTGCTAGTTATAATTTTGATTTTGGGGCAATTTATGAATATAAAGACAAAATGATACAAGGTTTTTTTACCAGTTTTTTTATTAGTATTTTGTCTTTGATTACGGGTGTGGTTTTTGCTTTGATTTTGTGCTATATGAGTCTTTGTAAAATTGTGCTTTTTAATATGTTCGCAAGAGTTTTTATAGAACTTATTAGGGGCACGCCTTTGCTGGTACAAATTTTATTGATTTATTACATTTTTGCAGATAATTTGGGGCTTGATAATCGTTATGTTTGCGGAGTTTTGATTTTAGCTTTATTTGCTAGTGCTTATATTTGTGAGATATTTAGAGCAGGGATTTTAAGTGTTGATAAAATGCAATATGAAAGTGCTAAAGCTCTAGGTTTAAGTGAGTTTGAAATTTATAAAAGCGTGATTTTTCCTCAGGCTTTAAAAAATATCTTAGCACCACTAAGTGGACAGCTTGGTAATTTGATTAAAGATAGCTCCCTTTTAAGTGTTATAGCTATTTCAGAACTAACGCAAAACGCTCAAGAAATCAATGCATTCACTTTTTCAACTTTAGAAATTTACATTCCTTTAGCACTTTGTTATTTGATTTTAACTTTACCTATTTCTGTGTTTTCAAGAAAGCTTGAGAAGAGTTTTTCTTAA
- the ppk2 gene encoding polyphosphate kinase 2 has translation MDKKFTLIKIKKSTLEYESELKRLQIELLKFQNYVKDKGLKVLILIEGRDAAGKGGAIKRLIEHLNPRGCRVVALEKPSDVEKTQWYFQRYVTHLPAAGEIVIFDRSWYNRAGVEPVMGFCTPSEHKKFLREVASFEEMLLDSGILFFKFYFSVSKQEQKRRFEQRRKDPLKQYKLSPVDEKSQELWDKYTLAKYSMLLASNTPKCPWVIINSDNKKKARINLFKYLLSILEYPNKIKDKYFKYDKKLVRSGEEEIRKMELSLNDEKLKKFDKK, from the coding sequence ATGGATAAAAAATTTACTCTCATCAAGATAAAAAAATCAACTCTTGAATATGAAAGTGAGCTTAAAAGACTACAAATTGAACTTTTAAAATTTCAAAATTATGTTAAAGATAAAGGTTTAAAGGTTTTGATTTTAATCGAAGGGCGCGATGCGGCAGGAAAGGGTGGTGCTATCAAAAGATTAATTGAGCATTTAAATCCTAGAGGTTGTCGTGTGGTAGCGCTTGAAAAACCAAGCGATGTGGAGAAAACTCAGTGGTATTTTCAGCGTTATGTGACGCATTTGCCCGCTGCTGGTGAAATAGTAATCTTTGATAGATCTTGGTATAACAGAGCAGGAGTTGAACCTGTGATGGGTTTTTGTACTCCAAGTGAGCATAAAAAATTCCTACGCGAAGTAGCTTCTTTTGAAGAAATGTTACTTGATAGTGGGATTTTATTTTTCAAATTTTATTTTTCAGTTTCTAAGCAAGAGCAAAAAAGGCGTTTTGAGCAAAGAAGAAAAGATCCTCTTAAGCAATACAAACTTTCTCCTGTTGATGAGAAATCCCAAGAATTGTGGGACAAATATACCCTAGCAAAATATTCTATGCTTTTAGCTTCCAATACTCCAAAATGTCCTTGGGTGATTATTAATTCAGATAATAAGAAGAAGGCAAGAATAAATTTATTTAAATATTTGTTAAGTATTTTAGAATATCCAAATAAAATTAAAGATAAGTATTTTAAATACGATAAAAAATTAGTGCGTAGTGGTGAGGAGGAAATTCGTAAAATGGAGCTTAGCTTAAATGATGAAAAACTTAAAAAATTTGATAAAAAATAA